In the genome of Fusobacterium necrogenes, one region contains:
- the dtd gene encoding D-aminoacyl-tRNA deacylase, giving the protein MRAVIQRVKYSSVSVDGKIVGKINQGFMVLLGITHTDGDKEINWLSKKIKDLRVFEDENGKMNLGLEEIGGELLIISQFTLYGDCIKGRRPGFVDAARPEIAKPLYEKFLEKCKSYGIKTEAGIFGADMKVEILNDGPVTLIIDTINMPK; this is encoded by the coding sequence ATGAGAGCTGTTATACAAAGAGTTAAATATTCTAGTGTGAGTGTAGATGGTAAAATTGTAGGAAAAATAAATCAAGGATTTATGGTTTTGCTCGGTATAACTCATACTGATGGAGATAAGGAAATTAATTGGTTATCTAAAAAAATCAAAGATCTAAGAGTTTTTGAAGATGAAAATGGAAAAATGAATTTAGGATTAGAAGAAATAGGTGGAGAATTACTTATTATATCACAATTTACACTCTATGGAGATTGTATAAAAGGGCGTCGTCCTGGATTTGTTGATGCAGCTAGACCTGAAATAGCTAAACCACTATATGAAAAATTTTTAGAAAAATGTAAAAGTTATGGGATTAAAACAGAGGCTGGAATTTTTGGTGCTGACATGAAGGTTGAAATTTTAAATGACGGCCCTGTTACTCTTATAATTGATACTATTAACATGCCAAAATAG